The Gossypium hirsutum isolate 1008001.06 chromosome D06, Gossypium_hirsutum_v2.1, whole genome shotgun sequence genome contains the following window.
tgacttaattcgattctttgagttgaatatggctggaaaaacacaagaagaacagcaaacaaatgagataaagaatcggcacaagtaggaataaagaaataaaacgaaacagtaagaaataaagaaaagtcctaagaacccttgaattcccgaaagaattcacaaattccttcaaacggctctaatctcccctccaaagagtATCGAtcgcaagaagaaggttgaagatggctcccacaatccaaagattgttaaaacaacttctaaagaaaactcaagagagaaatcttggagaaaactcaaagaaaattctgctctctcaaatctgaaatttaagaatgaatctaagtgttatgtaTAAGGGGTGGttggccatgcctttaaataggcctcaagtaatcctaatctaacaagtaactaataaaattaaacctaattaatagaataaaataaagaaaaattcggccaagcatatatatgggctgtttttgggccgaattttacatggaTGTTCCtacagcttaaaaaattaaattaaacaattaaaatgtttataaattgggccctttgacattttggcctgattttcaactaagtatgaaggaatttcttgattgggctggaatttggttattgggcctcgccttcaagaatttgggctcgtgatccatctccttctgaaattgggtcgttgatgctcgtaacgaagatccaatgcgtgttggctgcaagatttggtttcttggaccaagatttccaagatttgaaatcttgattttcttgattcttgaaatctcttcgaacagcataattgggccaagattcggtttcttaattttcttgaaaataagaaagtgaatcttgattttcttgttctctcgtgtatacatctaaggccttgctaacaaactcttgaatggtcccatttagtttggaccacatttgtcgggcctttgatctcgttattgggccttgtggcaatttgagcccatcactttcttgaacttgggttgggcctttatgactcgtatcacaacctcatcgaaccaactttctttttcacaaaaagcactggtgcgccccacgaagaacaactaggccttgcaaaacctttatcagttaattcttgcaactgagatttcaattttttcaattccaacagtgccattctataaggagcaatagaaatgggagtggtACCTGgaactaactcaataccaaactcaacttctctaataggaggcaaacctggcaattcttctggaaacacgtcagaaactcacaaactactggcactaattcaattttcaactcaggatctttagtattcaatacaaaagcaagataagctttatacctttttctcaaacatttctgagcggacagaacagaaatcatggcaagagaactatctgactcatctgaattaacccGGATAATAACCGTTTttgcatttcaactcaatgtatttctttcagcaattcactatcacatcatgggcagtcaacaaatccataccaagaatcacatcaaactcatcaaatgacaatagcataagatcggccggaaaacagtgacctctaatcatcaaaaggcatttttacatactttgtctactaacacatactggcctaaTGTATTTGATGCTTTAATCACAATTTCGATAGATTCTATgggcatgttcatactaggcatcaatctcatgaaaacataggaatgagtcaagcccggatcaatcaaagtaataacactagcatcatagagagaaaatgtacccgtaatagCATAAGTTCTTGCGGGTGCTCTAGCATCTGGTCTAGCTGCTGAGTCTCTGGACATACCCCTGTTACTTGCTCCAACTCCCAAATTCCTCTGTGAtatgatctcggtttagtagttgagtccgagtcgtttgattcccgatcgtaaacgaagaagtagattagacgagaaggagttagaattaTTTGGTACAAAGAAGAAAGATAAGTTcatgcaaagttggatgtggatttggttttagtcgaaatggtatgaatagaatggaagagttcggtttaggataattaagaaatggtatttggttttggtacgttttggtatttgggaattggtacgaaatggtatgaatagaatggaagagttcggtttaggataattaagaaatggtatttggttttggtacgttttggtatttgggaattggtacgaaatggtatggatttggtatgaaatggtatggtatttggtacgaattggtaatggttcgaagaggtcaagaatgaaccaacactaaagaaaagtgtcgacccgaaacttataggacctaaatgaattggaaatggttaaaaagaaccttgacccgatacttaggaaagtatgaaccaaaggtatcaaaggtgaacgccacactcgggttaagGAGTGATAGTTCGGAAAAGACTCaaaaagacgccactaaaagcttagataagtcttatgggcctcgaacgaaatttgagagaaaatgcctcacaaatttggcagcaattcgctaattaaaatgtcaaaagtccctttaaaaattgaatttaacaactatttatagacaaagactaggctagccgaatagtcatatgaatgcttaagaattaagcaaatgaattcctttaatgtgcttaactaaattcggctgaatggagctccaatggtcatcttctagaaagagcaatgaacttagaagcttggaaagatgcatggcagcagctaggctcggttaatggacttaaacaaactcaattaattggcaacttttgttgaaaagtgatcagcaattaaaggaggtaatgagcagccaccaaggtgtgaaaactcagctttgaagagtcatggcatgtgaacatatagaaccgaacagccaagatgaatctagcaatgtgaaaagaattaaaagtcggctgaatggtcaacttgggagtaggaaacaatagcttctttggccgaatggtcacctaggatacttcaaacagcagccaaatttaattccccaaacatgcatgtgccgtccccttacatgtatcttcttttaattcattcatgcaccaaggacgtccaaatgggatgtacctacagcaaaatttattcaataaatcaaatacatttttaaacacattaatttggcagcaaatgacacaaaaattacgcacattaaattcggccaccttaggacataattaaaacatgtaataaaattgacacattaaaacatgcataaaaaacatattaatgagctgtagaaattaagacaaattaataacatataattataactcaattatcatgcataattaaatttgtccagattttaaaccaaataaataatgaatattaattgagctgtaataaactaattaaatgattcaaataattatttcatctactataataaggtcttaatgaaattgagctagttcgagctcattgagcttgaaaggagctggaaacgagctaaatgaagctccacaaaataagattgagctacggccagcttgcaaacacgacaagcctcgcttgtaggctgaaacaatagccgttcccgggggcgagTCGTATCACTCTGGGTTTTGCCTCTAGTGGGAGCATTTCCCGATCTTGCATtcggtattacttctcttttaactgtttcgggacaatcccgaataaaatgatctagtgcaccacatctgaaacaagcacTTTCATTTGCTTGGCACTCATCGagatgacgtctaccacattgaACACACTCTGGTCTAGGTGGTCGAGTACTACCCACACTTGTAACTGTAGTAGTCTCAGCTCTTGAACCGACAAATCTTCTACCTTTGTGATACGGCCGTGGCTAAGGAGTCAACTAAGGATGTCAACGAGCCCTTGGTGCTTCCAATGGGTCCTATAACCCGTGCTAGAGCTAAAAGATTTAAGGAAGGAATTTCGACAATCATTAATGGAATTTGGTGCAATATCGTGGCTGGACAATTTGAGAATAATGGTCCGAGCAAGCCGTGCAATTTACTTCAAGTTCAACTAGCTCAAAATTAGTTTGAGGAGCTCACTTTTAGTTTGTTGATTGgtggaataaataaatttagttgctgattagttaaataattaaattagtttaaggttaatctggacatattaaatattgatttgttttattttaatgcatGTAGTTAATATGTCTAAGTTTATTACATGAATTAATGGTGTCCTTAGTCCAGCCAAATTAATGATTAAGTTGTCCAATTCTTGAACATGCTTTTAATTTGTCCTAggggctgccgaatttaatgcaTAGATTTTTAGTGTTAATTGCTGCCATATTAATGTgtctaaattataattaatttgttgaaTGAATTTGCTGCAGGTACATTAATTTGGGACGTCCTAGGTGCATGAAGACTTAAAGAAGTTGAGCTGACTTTTGATGACTCcaaagtgaccattcagctaaaGTTTGCTAACTTTTCAAGATGACTATTCGGCAATTGGGCTGCTGATTTCTTTTCCCAAGCTGACTCTTCAGCTAGTTAAATTCCTTTCACATGTTGAGGCTATTCGGTTCTGAGTGTTCACACATTAGGGACTCTTCAAAACCGAATGTTCACACCTTCATGGCTGTTCAACTCAGCTTATTTAAAGCATTGACTTGTGGAGTGTTCAAAGCAACTTATCAACTATCATGAATGTTCGGCTGAACATGCAAAGCACAATTAAGTTGGTTGCTGTCCATATTGATGGCGTCTCAAACTCCAACATGGCCATTCAATTTTTCAGCTTAATTAAGCCATCTAGAAGCAGCCATTGATGTTCTCCATGCATATGAAACTTCAAGGAACTTCCCTTTTAAATTGCtggaatttttgttattatttttagcCATTAAGAATGCCTATTCGGCTGCCCATGTAAAAGCCTATAAATTCAGGTTGAAATCCCTTGTAAAGGAACTTTTGAACATTATCAAATTGCTGTCAAATTGTTGAGAGAACTCTTCTCTTAAATTTCGTCCAAAAACTTCATTGACTTATCTAattagttagtggcgtcaacccgtttttgttCAACCGAACTCATCACGATATCGTGTGGTGTTCATTCTAaaatataccaaggttcctatctattatagatagtgggtcgaggtttttcCAATCCATCTCCTATCAACTTTAGAACCTATAAGTTTTGGGTCAATCTTCAAACGAAGTATTGGTTCACTCTTGTTCTCAAGTTACCATTTTAAATCCAAACACCgagtttccttttctttcataCCCAAACCTCATACAAATAATTAGCCTTCTTTCATAAACCTATCCCTTGACACCCATAAGCcttatttagcctatatccaacttcaattcaaactccaATGATTCTTCTTTGTTTTAACGATCGGGCAATTATACGACTCCGAATAatcaacgaggccggggcgtatcatctAGTATCAGAGCTATTTAAAATGAGAAGAACGGACGTTCGAGGAGAGCCAGAGTAAGaagaaattgttaaaaaaaagaaaagaaaatattcatatatataaaaaaaatttatttattttatttttgtacatCAGCATATTGtattgaaagagaaaagaaaaaaaattcgaaaaaaaaatctaGATACATTTTGTTCTAGTATACCCTATCAAGATTTCTTTTCAACACCTTTCAAATCAAATTACGCCACACTTCATAGCCAACGAACCTGATTCTTTCAGCCCACCTACATCCTTTACATATTTTCCTTTGCAACATTTTTGAAACCGACCCCTAAACTAGAAGATTAAGTTTTACAGAGTTTTATACGAAATCACAAGAGAAGATACGAGCGGAAAAAGGATTGAGTGTGTGATCTCAATAGAGGGGAGGtaaaagccattaaagagtgtaaacacgagtggagtgcagaattatctttctttttgagtgactcgTGAGTTTTTTTTGTTGTGAGGTTATAATTTTGTATGTCAAGAAGCCCTACGAGAAGCATGGCGGAAAGGCAACCTGTTCGGAATGTGccggacttgaatttgcaagcaATGTTACGTGAGATGGAACAACTGCTCGATCAAAAACTGGAACCAATTCAAGAAAGAATTGATCGTGTAGAAGGAAGAGTCCAACGAAGAAGAACCCCCTTAAGCCCTCCGAGAAATCGAAGATGGCAAGCTGATTTAGAGGATGAATCTCCCGAGCAAAGTGACGCCGAAAGTGAACATGGGTCCAATGCAAGTGGACAATGAAGAGTCCAACAAAATTATCCTCAACAAGAACAAGGCCGAATAGATGACGATTTGAGGAACATCAAAATGTCCATTCCCCCATTCCAAGGCAAATCTGATCCGGAGGCGTACTTAgaatgggaaaagaagattgagttAGTTTTTGAGTGTCACAACTACTTGGAAAGCAagaaggtgaagttggcggcCATTGAATTCTCTGATTATGCAATGATCTGGTGGGATCAACTAATCTCGAGCCGAAGAAGGAACGGGGAGCGGCCAATCAACACATGGGCCGAAATGAAAGCCTTGATGCGCAAAAGGTTCATTCCTTCATACTATCATCGAGAGTTGCACCAAAAACTACAACACCTTTCGCAAGGAAATCGAAGCATGGACgattattttaaagaaatggagGTGGGCATGATTCGAGCCAACATCGAAGAGGACCGAGAGGCCACCATGGTAAGGTTTTTGGCTGGATTGAACAAAGatattgccaacatagttgaacttCATCATTATGTTGAAATCGAAGAAATGGTGCATATGGCCGTCAAGGTAGAAAAGCAACTTAAAAGAAAAGTTCCTGTTCGTGGAGCTTATCCAAATTCATCTCCTACCCCAAAATGGAGTCAAGGATCTGGTAGGAAAGAGAATTCCATTCAGGCACGAGATTCATTGTCGATTCCAAAAGCCCCTAAACCAAGTGGAGAGGCGAGCAAAAGCAATAATGAAGCTGGGCGCAATTCTACTCGAGACATTAAGTGTTTCAAATGTCTCGAGCGGGGCCATATAGCAAGTCAATGCCTAAATCGCCGAGTGATGACCTTAAAGTCTAATGGTGAAATCGAGTCTGAAGATGAGGAAGAGAATGATCTCGATCATCCTACCGATGAAGAAAGGGAGGAAGAACTTGAATTTGCTATGGACGGAGAATTATTCGTGGTAAAACGAAGTTTGAGCATTCAAAGCATCGAAGATGAACAACAACGCGAGAACGTCTTCCATTCAAGATGCTTAATTCAAGGTAAGGTCTGTAGTTTGATTATTGATGGGGGAAGTTGCACAAACGTCGTTAGCAGCATGCTCATAGAAAAACTCGAATTACCGACGACAAAAAACCCTCAACCTTATAAACtacaatggctaaatgatggTGGAGAATTAAAGGTCACCGAACAAGCCGTCATCTCTTTCTCTATAGGCAAATATAGTGATGAAGTTGTTTGTGACGTAGTCCCGATGCATGCGGGTCATCTCCTCTTGGAAAGGCCATGGCAATTCGACCGACGAGCCATTAACAATGGTTACACCAACCGATATACTTTTGAGTACCATGGCAAGAATGTGACTTTGGCTCCCATGACTCCCAAACAAGTGTATGAGGATCAAGTgcaactgaaaaattctgttcaGCAAATGAAggcaaaagaacaaaaagaaaagatagaaaaagaaaaaaagagtgagaaaacaaaaagaaaaagtgagttgaaattgagagataagagcaaagaaaatgaggtgaaaATGAGTGATATTCAAAAAGAACAAGAAGAGCGAGGGATTGAAAAATTGAGTGTTTTTGCTAAGGAGCGAGAGATTAGGAAATCTTTGCTTCTTCGTCAACCGATGCTTTTTCTTATGTATAAAGAAAGTTTCTTTAACACTAATGAATTGGAAGCTACACTTCCCTCTTCGATTGTTTCTTTATTGCAGGACTTTGAAGACGTGTTCCCGGAGGACATCCCTAGTGGCTTACCCCCTCTTCGAGGGATAAAATACCAAATCGACTTCATTCCCAGAGCAACATACGGGAAAGTCTAAGTTCGTGTGCTGTGCCCGTACTTTTGGTGCCAAAAAAAATGGTACTTGGCGAATGTGCGTGGATTGTCGAGCAGTCAATAAGATTACCATCAAGTATAGGCATCCCATTCCGTGCCTTGATGACATGCTGGATGAACTTAGCGGGGCACAActcttttcaaaaatcaattttaagAGTGGATATCATCAAATCCGGATGCGAGAAGGAGACGAGTGGAAAACGACTTTTAAGACCAAGCAAGGTTTATACGAGTGGCTTGTCATGCCATTCGGTCTAACGAATGCACCTAGCACATTTATGCatttaataaattatgttttaggagCTTTTATTGGAAAATTTTGTGTTGTTTATTTTGACGATATTCTTGTCTATAGCAGGTCGTTAGAAGATCACGTGATACATTTGCGAGCTGTGTTGGAAGTGTTACGTAAGGAAATGTTATATGCCAACATTAAGAAATGTACTTTCTGTTCTGATCAGGTTGTTTTCTTAGGATTCGTTGTTAGCTCGAGAGGACTCGAAGTTGATCAAGAGAAGGTGAAGGCAATTCGTGAATGGCCAAGGCCCACGAGCATTAGTCAAGTTCGAAGCTTCCACGGCTTGGCAAGCTTTTATAGGCGTTTTGTTCCAAATTTCAGCACCGCCGCTGCTCCATTAACTAgtgttattaagaaaaattcaGCTTTCTTTTAGAGTGATGAACAAGAGCATTCTTTTAATTTACTTAAAGATCTTTTAACTAACGCCCCATTACTTGTTTTGCCAGATTTCAACAAGACCTTTGAAATAGAGTGTGATGCCTCGGGTTTAGGCATTGAAGCcgtgttaatgcaagaaggtCATCCGGTAGCCTAttttagtgaaaagttgaatggggCAACACTTAATTATCCTACCTACGACAAGGAGATGTACGCCTTGATTCGAGCCTTGGAAACGTGGCAGTATTATCTGTCGCCCAAAGAATTCGTTATTCATACGGATCACGAGGCGTTAAAACATCTAAAGGGTCAACACAAGTTAAATAAACGACATGCCAAGTGGATGGAGTTCCTAGAATCTTTTTCGTATGTTATCAAATACAAGCAAGGTAAAGACAATGTCGTAGCAGATGCGTTGTCCAGAAGGTATGTTCTTTTAAATTCGCTTGAATCAAAATTAATGGGATTTTCGTATATGAAAGACTTATATGAAAATGATCCTGACTTTGTTGAAATGTACAAGGCTTGTGAAACTAGATTGTGTGAGAAATTTTATCGTCTAAATGATTATCTTTTTCAAGAAGGAAAACTCTGTATTCCTCAAGGCTCTATACGGAATGTTTTAGTGAATGAGGCGCATAGCGGAGGCCTCATGGGTCATTTGGGAGTTGCAAAGACATTGGCCACTTTGCGCGAGCATTTctattggccaaagatgaaaaGAGATGTGGAGCGAGTTTGTGACCGATGTATCACTTGCAAAAGGGCGAAGTCGAAGGTCAAGC
Protein-coding sequences here:
- the LOC107943392 gene encoding uncharacterized protein — encoded protein: MSIPPFQGKSDPEAYLEWEKKIELVFECHNYLESKKVKLAAIEFSDYAMIWWDQLISSRRRNGERPINTWAEMKALMRKRFIPSYYHRELHQKLQHLSQGNRSMDDYFKEMEVGMIRANIEEDREATMVRFLAGLNKDIANIVELHHYVEIEEMVHMAVKVEKQLKRKVPVRGAYPNSSPTPKWSQGSGRKENSIQARDSLSIPKAPKPSGEASKSNNEAGRNSTRDIKCFKCLERGHIASQCLNRRVMTLKSNGEIESEDEEENDLDHPTDEEREEELEFAMDGELFVVKRSLSIQSIEDEQQRENVFHSRCLIQGKVCSLIIDGGSCTNVVSSMLIEKLELPTTKNPQPYKLQWLNDGGELKVTEQAVISFSIGKYSDEVVCDVVPMHAGHLLLERPWQFDRRAINNGYTNRYTFEYHGKNVTLAPMTPKQVYEDQVQLKNSVQQMKDFEDVFPEDIPSGLPPLRGIKYQIDFIPRATYGKV